In Colletotrichum higginsianum IMI 349063 chromosome 1, whole genome shotgun sequence, the DNA window TCCTGTTCGGCTCCGTCAGCACGTTTCAAGCGTTCCAGAAGAACTACGCGAGCTTCCTCGCGACGCgattcctcctcggcgtcacGGAATCCGGATACATTCCGGGAGGGCTCTGGACGCTCTCGACGTGGTACACCCGCAAGGAGACGGCAAAGCGGGTCATGGTGTTCTTCTTCGGCAACCAACTGGGCCAGGCGTCGGCCAAGCTGATAGCCTACGGCATTCTGCACATGAAGGGCGTCGCGGGCTACCCAGGATGGTTCTGGTTGTTCGTCATCATAGGGGCTTTTACCATGGCCAGCGGCGTGATCCTGGGCTTCTGTCTCCCGGACGCATTCCACAACCCTCACAGCTGGTTCTTCCCGCGGCGTAACGTCTTTACCGCGAGAGAGCTCCATATCCTGCAGACGCGTGTGATGCTCGACGACCCCAacaaggagagaaagaggcaACACATCGGCCTCGCTTCGTTCAAGAAGGCGGTGAGTCGAGCCCGCGGTCAAAAACGCGTTTGAGAAGGGAGTGTCTATACTGACAAGGTCGTTGCAGTTCTCTAATTGGCGGATCTGGGTACACATTTTCATCACGCTCGGAAACAACGGGCCCTTCCGGGGATTCGACACGTACGGCCCGACCATCATCAGGAGCTTCGGGTTCCCCTCGCTGACGAGCAACgcgctcgccgccgtgggcTTGTTTCTCCAAGTCCCCATGTCGTTTGCCTTCAGCTGGGTGTCGGATCGCTTGTAAGTCTTTGGGAGCTGTCCGTTGCGGAAAAAGGGACTCCGACTAACGGTTAAATTCAAAGTAATAAACGGGGAGAGACCACCATCGTCGCGATTGGCATGCATATGTTCGGCTACATTCTCAACCGAATCTTCACCAAGATCAACAACCGCGGCATCCGATACTTCGGCGTCGTCTGGACGCAGATTTTCGCTTCTTTTCCCCATCCCCTCAACATCACGTGGATGTCCCTGACTTGCAACGATTCCGAGGAGAGGTCCTTGGCCATGGCAATGTAAGTAGTGTGTGCTGTAACGTCTCGTCTGGATTGCCCGCTGAGCAGACCGGCCAGGATCATCATGAGCGCGAACATCGCGGCCATCTATGGCGCGCAGCTCTTCCAGGAAGACGACAAGCCTCGCTACCGCAGAGCATTTGATTCCAACATTCGTATCCTGGCCTTTGCCCTGGtgctggccgccgtcagGTATGGCCATGAGCTCTTCCAGGCcaggagaaaaagaagaagaagaagaatgtCCGTGGCTTGAGCAAGAGCACAACGCATGTAGCCGTCCATCCGCCTGATTGGGTTGACGTAGGCGAATACATTATTCATTCGCATAGCCAAACGAGGCATGTTCTCAACTATTTATGTATCGCGTCTAGCTTTGTGTATCCACCTCTTCGAAACTCTCGCCCGCGTCTATACCCGGTCATTACCATTACTCATATGTATGCTATGCTTGATGTGCAACCCAGTGCCCGACGCCCCGACTCCTACGCGATACTGGGAATCCAACGTGTATCTGCCACGCATGGTATATACAAACCCCGCGCACCTATTCTATCCGGCATGACTATACCCATCATCCGTCGCTACAACATCGTGCCCGGCCTCTactcggcatcgtcgctgCTGGACTGGCTCTCCTCCGACTCTCCGTTCGCTACCCTGTTCGTTGGCGTCCACCGCTTGACGTCCTCGCATCCTTTGGGCACGCGACACTCGTCTCTTGCGTCGCAGGTCTTCCAGAGCACCTCGCGGACCTCCTTGAACACCTGTTCGGGGGCGTCCATGGCCCAGATGACGTCAAGATGCTCGTACTCGGGAATAACCTTGCTGTGCACCACGTTGACATGCGGCTCGCGACCTCGCTCGAACCTCCGGAGGAGCttcttgccgtcgacgaggtcgtcgttcCCGGCGACCCAGAGGGCGAAGGGTGGCGCTTGTTCGTTATACCATGCCGTCGACCCCTTGGGTCTACGGGTATGCTCGTCCAAGGTCCTCTGACTCAtcaggccgtcggcgtcatcggccCGGAGAGTGTGGCAGTCGTTTCCGTTGATATGGTCCTCTttctcctcggcgcggaCGTCCTCTTTGGTGGAGAGGATGCATTTGTGTCTCGCAAAGCACTCTCTTCCGAGCCACCAGCGCATGGACTCGGCGCTGACGTATACAGGTGCGAATTGGAACATGCGGTCTCTCAGGCCGCGATCCCACTTCGTGTCCGTCCAGTCGAACAGGAAGGAGAAGACCTTGTACCCGAGCCACCCGTAGACCTTGGGGTGAAGAAGCTGGTGCATCTGCATCATGAAGGGGATGAAAGCGTGGATGCCGAACATTAAACGGAACATGCCCGGCGTGATGATCCTCATGAATTTGAAGTACATCTTCCCGATTAGGGGCCCGGCGTAGGCAGCCGGCGCCAGAGCGCAGAAAACCGTCAGCTTCTCGCCCAGGTCTGGCCGTTGCTCCTTTGCCAGTGCGACGAGTGTCTGGGTGGTGCCCTGAGAGTGGCAGATCAAGCCAATCTTCCCGAAGCCGGTTTCGTAGAGGACACGCGAGGTCAGCGCCGGCAGGTCAAACACACCCATCTGGCGAATGTTCCAGCACCACATTCGCGGGTCATTGTACTCCAGCGAGGCATGTTTGGGCTTAAAGCCGCAGCGGTTGTTGCCAAGCCAGACGTCGTACCCGGACTTGCAGAGGTAGAATGCCAGCGAATTCTCGTCGTTCGTGCAGTAGGCCCCTGAGCTCTGGAGAAGCCCGTGCATAAGCAGAACGGGAAACTTGCGCTTCTGGCTGGGGTCTTTGAGCTTTTTCTTGGAAGGGGTGAATATTTGGGGCCCCCTGTCTGATCTGTCGTCCTCGCTCATTCTTGTGTATTCTTCGGGGTCGTATACATGCCACAGGTCGATGATGAATCCGTCTTCGGTCTGAACTTGTAACTCTTCTacatcgaggccgacgcgACGAGCGTAGTATCCAACGTCGCAGACTATCGGATCGGGCCCGCCTTCCGTAGGGACGAATTCATCAGCGATCTCCCTGTCGTTGTCCAGGCTGTTGCTACGCTTCCATTTCCGGTTTTCCTCCTCGCGCACTTTGGCCCTGCGCGCTTCCTCTTCGAAGAACGGCCTCTTCTTGTCTGGGTTCTGCAGAGTCAAACGGTAGAAAATATGGCGGCACAGCGGCGGTATGCTTGTGAAGAGTGCACCGAGAACAATGACCCCAAGAAAAGCCAAactcaagaagaaggccgagatgCGGAACACCATACAATGCAAGTCGCGAAGTAATGACGGTGGCCCGTAAAGGGGCAGGGGGGGGAATAAGGGGTTGGTGTGTGACGGCGGCGTTTGGCGACGAAGGGAGCCTTCTTCCGATTTCTGTATCGATTTTCCGTTCGTGTCTGTGGGTAGCGAGATGATTCTTTCCTGTCCATTCGAGGCTTCTTTGCCGGTATCGATCTCTTCTTCAGTGTCGCTCCCTTGCTTGATCTTGACTACCGCAGGACCATCTTCAAGTTCTTCCTTGAGCACGTTCAATTTGTGCGCCTCGACGAGCGGCACACCTGGAAGCCTGTTGCCCTCCGATGTGATGATGATAGGGTCTTGGGGTGTAACGAATCGAgcttcgacggcgacctcggaATCGTTGTTCTGGTGGCTCTGGAGCGACAACTTCTCGGCTTGCTGGGCAAACTCGATGGCGGTGTGTGCGACGCCCTTGTCGTGTAATCGGTCTCGGTGGCGAACCGGAGACTCGGAAAGGGTACCCATTTCGTTGGGAAGTGTTGGCAGCCGCGAAGGAGGCTCTCAAGCGTCGCAAGAGTCGCGAAGTGTCGACGTTCGCTAGGACTCGGCGGCTGGAAAGGGTAGACGTGGTTGCTTTCTTCCGCGCGACAACAAGAGCATGCGAGACGAAGATGGGAAGAAGGCAATTGAAGTGGAAAGTTGCATGTCAAATCGACAGGCAGTATAGGGGGGCAGTCGATGCGGTCCAAGAAAGTAGAGCGCAGATCCAGatgaagggggggagaggggtgaGAGGGTAAATTAGGGGTGTAATCATAGGCATCAGAACACTAACATCACTAGGCGGAGTGCGGGAGAGCAGCCAGAACGGTTCGGTTGGCTGGTGAAATAACAGGGGAGAGGCAAGCCAAGTACAGTATTCacggcgggaggggggggcagacaGAGATAACAGGAAAATCATGCTGGCCAATGCGAACATTGCAGCCAGTCGTGAACCCCTGggctgacgacgatgatgatgatgatgaggttgGTCAAATGCGGGCCGATGGCAGCGGTCTCGACCCTGTCAACGTCACATCAGATCGGAGGAGCTCATCCCATCCGAAATGCGAAGAATGCAGTTGTTGTCTACGCCCACGAggtccagccgccgccaGTGGGAGACTTTGCGAGTCCTCCCCCCAGTAGCCAATGTCCGCCTGCTTGCCTCCCTGTCATTTGCGGCTGGCGGTTGTCCTGACCTAGAGGCGCTGAAGAACGGGCCAAACGTCGCCGGCTACGGTCTCACAATTGTCGGGCCAGAGACACTAGTGTGTCCGTGAGTTGGTATTTGTAGGTACGGGATAGGTGCTGAGGGTGTGGCTTGAGCAGGGAGGAGCCCCGCTTGCGTCATTGCTGTGTTGTTACTCGGAGCATTTGCTCAATGGGAGGTGATGATTGGACCCTGCGGTTCTGTGAGCGGGAAAAGCATGTGACGATCCCGCCTTCTGTCTTGGAAAACAAGCATCATGGAATTGAAGTGGATGTACCCATGCTGACAGCATCACCAAAGCGGGTATCCAACGGTCATCGTGAAGCATTTGTTGCCGTACACAACATTCACCCTGCTAGGTACGAGCCATAATACGTACTGCATCGTTGGAGGATGGGTGTATCGCGCCTCGTCTGCCAATCATATAGTTAGTTCATTTACTGCGGCTGTAATGAACTTTGCTCAACAAAATATCATTGTTTTATCTGAAAATAGTGGCAAGGACTTAAGCACGGTGGTGCCAGCTACCCCAGGGCAACCCAGCTGTGACGGCATAGAGGAAGCGGAGTCCTCCCTTTCTGTGCCCTCAATTCGATTCTGCTTCCTCGACAAATCACCTTCATCGAGACAAGTTCCCACGCCCACGGGTCGTCATCCAGTGTGAGTATAGTTGGACTTTGCTTCCGAGCAAGAGGCGCAGTTTGGCAAGATGACAGCAGGCTTTGTGGTAGCCACATTGCGAACACTGGCCAAGAGCCTGTGTGCTACGGTTGGGTACCTCTTCTGTCTCCATTTGCTTGTATTAGAAGTTATAAGGGCCCGTCTAGATACTGTGCTTCTGCGCGTATGGCGCTGTGTCGTCATCCTTGGCCGCCGCACTTGTCTTAGAACGACGAAACAAACACCATTGTGTGTTGTTTGCTCGGAGCTGGCCAAGGTGGTTTCCAGGGTggtgccgatgccgacacGGAGAGTTTTCTccttcgtcatcgaccgGCATATGTTACGGAAAGTCGCCAGTGGCCAATTAATTGATCACCTAGGGACTAGCATATTTACAAAGGGTTGCATGCATCAGCCCGTGCATGTGGCTTGAGGATGTAGGTAGTGTGACGATGGAGGGTAAATCGACAAATTAATAAACACGACAACTATGCTCGTTTTTGGTCTCTTGCCGATGACTCTTGTTCCATATTCAAGAACGCTGAATTTATTAGCGCGGAACCAAACCGGATCCAGCAGTTAAAATTGTTTACTTGAACCCCCCGGCAGTAAATGGCCGAATATTAGCACTATGTCCCATTCTCGTGCTGTCAACGCAGTAAGATAGCTTATATGTAAACACACAGTACTACTTGCTACCTGTGACTCTTCAGCTCCATACTTGGTGCGAGAGTTCGGTTTCCGTTATCATACGAACATCGTATGTTATTTTGGACAGAACCAAGACGATGAGATGGTTGTATCACAAAAGACCCTGTATCAAGTCACATGTGTCGAGGCGGAAGACCAATAGTCTGGGGAAAAACATTGGCTTCCAGAGCGCAATCGGACCTGGTATCGGGCGTTATTCGGGGTTGGCACCAAGGAGCACATATGCTTAGTCATACGCTCCCCCGCTCGGGCTTTTTGACCAGAACCTGCACCTCCCTCAGCTGTCCGCGTCGCCACAGCGGGGACCCCAGGTGCCCAGGTGGTTGGGGGGGTCGCTGTGTTGTgccggctgcagctggcAATAGTCCAATGCCGAGGCCTAACACCTTCTCCAAGCCGAAGCTCGAGACGGCCCCGATCCCAGCCCGGCCCAGGGACCATACCGACCATATCCGTACCTCCATAGCTTAGCTCCTCAACGCGGACTTCGCGACATGGGCTCGTCAACATACACCGGCTGACCTCTTCCGAATACCAACTCAATTGCTCGCACCTGCTCTAACGCCCGTTCATCCCTTCACTCCACGATCTCGGATCTTTGCGCCGATCACCCTGCGATGCACGTTTGAAGCGCGCCACGCTCCGCTTCTTTTAAACCGGTCCGCTTGCCCAACGATACGATGACTACCTCAGAGCttgcgccgccgtcgccagcgaggaggaagaggaggtcgCGGAGACGTCGTCAAGACAAGCCCGCGATCACAGCAAGGCTGGTTCTGGACGACCATGATGTGAGAGGCGACGTGGGCATTGTGTCCGAGGACTTGTTTATAGACCTTTTCCCCCACCTCCGTGATGGTAAGAATGTGCCTCCATCCGCCAGGGATGTTCACACCAAGTTACTGATCCCATTGTCGCATAGCACCCTCACGTGAAGATGGCTCCGATGACATTCACCATGTCGCAATCGCCCCTTGGGAGCCGACCCCGTCCTCGACCGAAACCGCTTGGACGGTGGTGCCTGTAGTCAAGTCCACGGCGCTCAAACACTCGACCGTCCAattctcgccctcgtccttgtccttgcaAAACTTTGCGACCATTCTCCAGCAGGTTGCGCCGTCAAAGCTCTCGAGCAGTAG includes these proteins:
- a CDS encoding Alternative sulfate transporter; translated protein: MPLLTLGFFCLQLDRGNIANAITDSFMEDVGISQFQFNVGQQLLSLGIVLFEIPSNMILYKVGPGKWLTLQLFLFGSVSTFQAFQKNYASFLATRFLLGVTESGYIPGGLWTLSTWYTRKETAKRVMVFFFGNQLGQASAKLIAYGILHMKGVAGYPGWFWLFVIIGAFTMASGVILGFCLPDAFHNPHSWFFPRRNVFTARELHILQTRVMLDDPNKERKRQHIGLASFKKAFSNWRIWVHIFITLGNNGPFRGFDTYGPTIIRSFGFPSLTSNALAAVGLFLQVPMSFAFSWVSDRFNKRGETTIVAIGMHMFGYILNRIFTKINNRGIRYFGVVWTQIFASFPHPLNITWMSLTCNDSEERSLAMAIPARIIMSANIAAIYGAQLFQEDDKPRYRRAFDSNIRILAFALVLAAVRYGHELFQARRKRRRRRMSVA
- a CDS encoding Sterol esterase — protein: MGTLSESPVRHRDRLHDKGVAHTAIEFAQQAEKLSLQSHQNNDSEVAVEARFVTPQDPIIITSEGNRLPGVPLVEAHKLNVLKEELEDGPAVVKIKQGSDTEEEIDTGKEASNGQERIISLPTDTNGKSIQKSEEGSLRRQTPPSHTNPLFPPLPLYGPPSLLRDLHCMVFRISAFFLSLAFLGVIVLGALFTSIPPLCRHIFYRLTLQNPDKKRPFFEEEARRAKVREEENRKWKRSNSLDNDREIADEFVPTEGGPDPIVCDVGYYARRVGLDVEELQVQTEDGFIIDLWHVYDPEEYTRMSEDDRSDRGPQIFTPSKKKLKDPSQKRKFPVLLMHGLLQSSGAYCTNDENSLAFYLCKSGYDVWLGNNRCGFKPKHASLEYNDPRMWCWNIRQMGVFDLPALTSRVLYETGFGKIGLICHSQGTTQTLVALAKEQRPDLGEKLTVFCALAPAAYAGPLIGKMYFKFMRIITPGMFRLMFGIHAFIPFMMQMHQLLHPKVYGWLGYKVFSFLFDWTDTKWDRGLRDRMFQFAPVYVSAESMRWWLGRECFARHKCILSTKEDVRAEEKEDHINGNDCHTLRADDADGLMSQRTLDEHTRRPKGSTAWYNEQAPPFALWVAGNDDLVDGKKLLRRFERGREPHVNVVHSKVIPEYEHLDVIWAMDAPEQVFKEVREVLWKTCDARDECRVPKGCEDVKRWTPTNRVANGESEESQSSSDDAE